A single region of the Thermoanaerobaculum aquaticum genome encodes:
- the groL gene encoding chaperonin GroEL (60 kDa chaperone family; promotes refolding of misfolded polypeptides especially under stressful conditions; forms two stacked rings of heptamers to form a barrel-shaped 14mer; ends can be capped by GroES; misfolded proteins enter the barrel where they are refolded when GroES binds) → MAKQIVYSEEARQAVLRGVNKLADAVKVTLGPKGRNVVIEKKFGSPVITKDGVTVAKEIELKDKLENLGAQMVREVASKTSDVAGDGTTTATVLAQAIYREGVKNVTAGANPMDLKRGIDLAVKKAVEAITKLAKPVEGKAIAHVGTISANNDEEIGNIIAEAMDKVGKDGVITVEEAKGLETTLEVVEGMQFDRGYLSPYFVTDAERMECVYENAKVLLYEKKISSMKDLLPILEQVAKQGKPLLIVAEDVEGEALATLVVNKLRGTLQVVAVKAPGFGDRRKAMLEDIAILTGGKLISEDLGIKLENVKWEDLGTARKVTVTKDDTTIVVDDDDPKKREAIAGRVKQIRKQIEETTSDYDREKLQERLAKLVGGVAQIKVGAATETEMKEKKARVEDALHATKAAVEEGIVPGGGVALLRAMDEVEKLLEQHNGDVRTGIQIVLRALEEPTRQIIYNAGIDEAAVLVREIRQKGGNYGFNAQTMKIEDLVESGVIDPAKVTKNALINAASIAGLMLTTEALVSEIPEEEKKPAAGGGGMDMY, encoded by the coding sequence ATGGCGAAGCAAATCGTCTATTCCGAGGAGGCCAGGCAGGCCGTTCTCCGTGGCGTTAACAAGCTGGCGGATGCAGTGAAGGTGACCCTTGGCCCCAAGGGCCGCAACGTGGTCATTGAAAAGAAGTTCGGTTCGCCGGTGATTACCAAAGACGGCGTCACCGTGGCCAAGGAAATCGAGCTCAAGGACAAGCTCGAGAACCTGGGCGCGCAAATGGTGCGGGAGGTGGCGTCCAAGACCTCCGATGTGGCCGGTGACGGGACCACCACCGCCACGGTGTTGGCCCAGGCCATTTACCGCGAGGGCGTGAAGAACGTTACCGCCGGCGCCAACCCCATGGACCTGAAGCGCGGCATTGATTTGGCGGTGAAGAAGGCGGTGGAGGCCATCACCAAGCTGGCCAAGCCGGTGGAGGGCAAGGCCATTGCCCACGTGGGCACCATTTCCGCCAACAACGACGAGGAGATCGGCAACATCATTGCCGAAGCCATGGACAAGGTGGGCAAGGACGGTGTGATCACCGTGGAAGAGGCCAAGGGCCTGGAGACCACCTTGGAAGTGGTGGAGGGCATGCAGTTTGACCGCGGCTACCTTTCCCCCTACTTCGTCACCGACGCCGAGCGCATGGAGTGCGTGTACGAAAACGCCAAGGTCCTGCTTTACGAGAAGAAGATCTCCTCGATGAAGGACCTTTTGCCCATCCTGGAGCAGGTGGCCAAGCAGGGCAAGCCCTTGTTGATCGTGGCCGAGGACGTGGAAGGTGAAGCGCTGGCCACTCTGGTGGTGAACAAACTCCGGGGCACCCTGCAGGTGGTGGCGGTGAAGGCCCCCGGCTTTGGCGATCGCCGCAAGGCCATGCTCGAGGACATTGCCATCCTCACCGGTGGCAAGCTCATTTCCGAGGATCTCGGCATCAAGCTTGAGAACGTCAAGTGGGAAGACCTGGGCACCGCCCGCAAGGTCACGGTGACCAAGGACGACACCACCATCGTGGTGGACGACGATGATCCCAAGAAGCGGGAAGCCATTGCCGGCCGTGTGAAGCAAATCCGCAAGCAAATCGAGGAAACCACCTCGGATTACGACCGCGAGAAGCTCCAGGAGCGGCTGGCCAAGCTGGTGGGTGGTGTGGCGCAAATTAAGGTCGGCGCTGCCACCGAAACCGAAATGAAGGAAAAGAAGGCCCGGGTGGAGGACGCCCTCCACGCCACCAAGGCCGCGGTGGAAGAGGGCATCGTTCCCGGCGGCGGTGTGGCGTTGCTGCGGGCCATGGACGAGGTGGAGAAGCTCTTGGAGCAGCACAACGGTGACGTGAGGACCGGAATCCAAATCGTGCTTCGGGCCCTGGAGGAACCCACCCGCCAGATCATCTACAACGCCGGCATTGACGAAGCCGCGGTGTTGGTGCGGGAAATCCGCCAGAAGGGTGGCAACTACGGCTTCAACGCTCAAACCATGAAGATCGAGGACCTGGTGGAAAGCGGCGTCATTGACCCGGCCAAGGTCACCAAGAACGCCCTCATCAACGCTGCTTCCATCGCTGGCCTCATGCTCACCACCGAGGCGCTGGTTTCTGAAATCCCCGAGGAGGAGAAGAAGCCGGCAGCCGGCGGTGGCGGCATGGACATGTACTGA
- a CDS encoding glycosyltransferase family 4 protein translates to MRLLFVTPRPFWPPRRGEQARLSGFLSRLAPRHQVLVVSLVPPGFHPTPAPLPVEQRYVTTRPWRPVTGILTHPWEPLQVGLHREPGLLRGLRESLAVFRPQVVVLMLSRMAWLLPHLEGAPTVVDFVDSLALNMRMRARFEPWLAPLWWWEAWRLSVWDRRVLALADAGTVVAERDRAAILGGQETLEPKLRVVPFGIPVPEEPLPRTAKAPTLLTTGNLGYFPTVQGILWFARYVWPRLRQKDPHLRWVVAGTRPSRRIRALARMGVEVVPEPENLTPLRQQATVAVAPLFAGSGTPIKVLEAMAWGLPVVTTPHAAQGLDGIPPGSLAQAQDPAGWYEAVAGLLDDPARAQAQAVTAHQWVKGRHELGQVAEEFERLLSSLSANR, encoded by the coding sequence GTGCGGCTGCTGTTTGTGACCCCCCGCCCCTTTTGGCCTCCCCGTCGAGGGGAGCAAGCTCGGCTTTCGGGCTTTTTGTCCCGTTTGGCCCCCCGCCACCAGGTGCTGGTGGTCTCTTTGGTTCCTCCGGGTTTTCACCCCACCCCCGCGCCGCTCCCCGTGGAGCAGCGGTACGTGACCACCCGCCCTTGGCGTCCGGTGACGGGGATCCTCACCCACCCCTGGGAACCGCTGCAGGTTGGTTTGCATCGAGAACCAGGCTTGCTCCGGGGGCTTCGCGAAAGCCTGGCGGTGTTTCGGCCGCAGGTGGTGGTGCTCATGCTTTCCAGGATGGCCTGGCTGCTCCCGCACCTCGAAGGGGCCCCCACCGTCGTGGATTTCGTGGACTCCCTTGCCCTCAACATGCGCATGCGGGCCCGTTTTGAACCGTGGCTTGCTCCGCTTTGGTGGTGGGAGGCCTGGCGTCTTTCAGTGTGGGACCGGCGGGTGCTGGCCCTGGCGGATGCCGGCACGGTGGTGGCTGAAAGGGACCGCGCAGCCATCCTCGGCGGCCAAGAAACGCTTGAGCCCAAGCTTCGCGTGGTCCCCTTTGGCATTCCCGTTCCTGAGGAGCCGCTGCCAAGAACAGCAAAAGCGCCCACCTTGCTTACCACCGGCAATCTGGGGTACTTCCCCACGGTGCAGGGGATCCTCTGGTTCGCCCGTTACGTGTGGCCCCGCCTCCGTCAAAAGGACCCCCACCTGCGGTGGGTGGTGGCGGGGACCCGCCCCAGCCGCCGCATCCGCGCGCTGGCACGGATGGGGGTGGAGGTCGTCCCCGAACCCGAAAACCTTACCCCCCTCCGGCAGCAAGCTACCGTGGCGGTGGCACCGTTGTTTGCCGGTTCGGGAACCCCCATCAAGGTGCTGGAGGCCATGGCCTGGGGATTGCCCGTTGTCACCACGCCCCATGCCGCCCAGGGGCTGGACGGCATTCCGCCGGGGTCCCTGGCTCAAGCCCAGGACCCCGCCGGCTGGTACGAAGCTGTTGCCGGGCTTTTGGACGACCCCGCAAGAGCGCAAGCACAAGCGGTCACCGCCCACCAGTGGGTGAAGGGCCGGCACGAGCTTGGGCAGGTCGCAGAAGAGTTTGAGCGTTTGCTCTCGTCGCTGTCAGCTAACCGGTAG
- a CDS encoding glycosyltransferase family 2 protein, translating to MARVGVVIVHYGDAEPTWRCLRSVWEDPSPVDRRVVVVDNSRNLPALDGADVLPFSDNPGFGEGVNRGARFLGGDSGQVLVALNHDVELLPGFLEAAVRNLERPKVGAVGGPLFFPDGRSLWSAGGAVLWPLGVVMQYRSLARAWRSRPVGFLPGAALAFRWEAFSRVGGFDPRYFMYHEDLDLCLRLRRAGWKLWYSPAVAAVHHLGSATGSHVFSPFYLEHMTKTRLRPFRPFAFRLWLALVHSLYVAFRSLGFSLRGQREQARALWRGHWAALVSLPQGPLPVS from the coding sequence ATGGCCCGCGTGGGTGTGGTGATCGTGCACTACGGCGATGCCGAGCCCACCTGGCGTTGCCTCCGCTCGGTGTGGGAAGACCCCTCGCCGGTGGATCGGCGGGTGGTGGTGGTGGACAACAGCCGCAATTTGCCAGCCCTGGACGGCGCCGATGTGCTTCCGTTTTCTGACAACCCCGGTTTTGGCGAGGGGGTCAACCGTGGGGCGCGCTTCCTTGGCGGGGATTCGGGGCAGGTGCTGGTGGCTTTAAACCACGATGTGGAGTTGCTCCCGGGGTTCTTGGAAGCTGCGGTGCGCAACCTGGAGCGCCCAAAGGTGGGTGCGGTAGGAGGCCCTCTTTTCTTTCCCGACGGGAGATCCCTGTGGTCGGCGGGTGGAGCGGTGCTCTGGCCGCTGGGGGTGGTCATGCAGTACCGCTCCTTGGCCCGGGCCTGGCGTTCCCGGCCGGTGGGTTTTTTGCCGGGGGCGGCTTTGGCCTTTCGCTGGGAGGCTTTTTCCCGGGTGGGTGGCTTTGACCCTCGCTACTTCATGTACCACGAAGACCTGGATTTGTGTCTGCGGCTGCGGCGAGCGGGCTGGAAGCTGTGGTACTCGCCGGCGGTGGCGGCGGTGCACCACCTGGGCAGCGCCACCGGCTCCCACGTGTTTTCGCCTTTTTACCTTGAGCACATGACCAAAACCCGCCTGCGACCGTTCCGTCCTTTCGCCTTTCGCCTGTGGCTGGCTTTGGTCCACTCGCTGTACGTGGCCTTTCGATCGCTGGGGTTCTCCCTGCGTGGTCAAAGGGAGCAAGCCCGGGCGCTATGGCGGGGGCATTGGGCGGCCTTGGTAAGCCTTCCCCAAGGGCCGCTACCGGTTAGCTGA
- a CDS encoding co-chaperone GroES has protein sequence MTIRPLNDRVLLRRIEPEEVVKGGIIIPDTAKEKPQEAEVIAVGPGRLDDSGKRVPIEVKKGDRVLIGKYSGTDIKIGDEEYVIVREDEILGVIEK, from the coding sequence ATGACGATTCGACCGCTTAACGATCGGGTTCTCCTGCGGCGCATCGAGCCGGAGGAGGTGGTGAAGGGTGGCATCATCATCCCCGACACGGCCAAGGAAAAGCCCCAGGAAGCTGAGGTCATTGCTGTGGGTCCTGGCCGCTTGGACGACAGCGGCAAGCGGGTGCCCATCGAGGTGAAGAAGGGCGATCGGGTGCTCATCGGCAAGTACTCCGGCACCGACATCAAGATCGGTGATGAGGAGTACGTCATCGTGCGCGAGGACGAAATCCTCGGCGTGATTGAAAAGTAA
- a CDS encoding M6 family metalloprotease domain-containing protein, whose product MKRLWIALLLGMAWVSAGWSVVVNPQRETVVQPDGSVLELVPVGDEFNFWWELPSGETVIQDEEGFFCLAMLDASGRLQPGPRLRDAGRIAAQGLVPKHLRPTVRGWGGGEFLPPLPFSRPAGIRKLSVPGQQPVLVILVSFTDRQPVGSQASDFAQLFFTGSGSAASYFTQASLGKLSLAPAPESHGIAGDGVVGWLSLPMPHPNRGITGSKDPTITEQQKKEASHNMRLAVKAAIEAADPYVDFRRFDTDGNGGLSRAELSLVVITAGYESSYGGYKPTYSPANWGHRWSLGNFNDGIGVVPAPVVDGVQVADYAFDGGYASFGEWMQSTTSNGHRSTIGVMVHELGHDILGLPDLYDTDGSSAGVGGLCLMGSGSWGCEPPCYGGELPVLLSAWARTITEITRPRDGLGAEVVRLLPAVTAGDVVRLGTGLGNEYFLLEQRRAQGFDRGLLRWDGAFESRPGLALWHVDESQSSNADENRRLVDLEEANGTEPLNSKDSNFTFDMLFRPGSFSRFADDSTPSSRRQTDGATTGVAVEAVAWEDNALATSITAPNPAGVAHDQCQGAVAVALSPGETYQWRGWLAQATGDDVEASCAPFSKTAFWQITPRRTGKLNVRAEGFDTVVQLFGGSCGNLHPLACNDDVDQTGASELRGVPLRRGEPYLLAVGRYGSGRPVGGELALTVSLAPVDPLVVEILETRGCPFMALKVSVKTPEGILGFKLEPENFRVYFGDQESAIMQFAMEDPQTYWLFVWAPPEGRVRVEVDTSDRTGQAETGFVCQRTPRRVLKPARR is encoded by the coding sequence ATGAAACGGCTTTGGATTGCTTTGCTGCTTGGGATGGCCTGGGTCAGCGCCGGCTGGTCGGTGGTGGTAAACCCCCAGCGGGAAACCGTGGTGCAACCGGACGGGAGCGTGCTGGAGCTGGTGCCGGTGGGGGACGAGTTCAACTTCTGGTGGGAGCTGCCCTCTGGGGAAACGGTAATCCAGGATGAAGAGGGCTTTTTCTGCCTGGCGATGCTGGATGCCAGCGGGCGCCTGCAGCCCGGTCCCCGGCTGCGCGACGCCGGCCGAATTGCTGCGCAAGGACTTGTCCCCAAGCATCTGCGACCCACCGTTCGCGGCTGGGGTGGGGGGGAATTTCTGCCGCCTTTGCCGTTTTCGCGGCCGGCGGGGATCCGAAAGCTTTCGGTCCCCGGCCAGCAGCCGGTTCTGGTGATCCTGGTTTCCTTTACCGACCGGCAACCGGTGGGCTCCCAGGCCAGCGATTTTGCCCAGCTTTTCTTTACCGGAAGTGGCTCGGCCGCTTCTTACTTTACCCAGGCCAGCCTAGGCAAGCTTTCCTTAGCGCCTGCACCGGAAAGCCACGGTATTGCCGGGGATGGCGTTGTGGGTTGGCTTTCTCTGCCCATGCCCCACCCTAACCGAGGGATCACCGGCAGCAAAGACCCCACGATCACCGAGCAACAGAAGAAAGAGGCCAGCCACAACATGCGGCTGGCCGTGAAGGCCGCCATTGAAGCTGCCGATCCCTACGTGGACTTCCGTCGTTTTGACACCGACGGCAACGGCGGTCTTTCCCGGGCCGAGCTTTCGCTGGTGGTCATTACTGCCGGTTACGAGTCCTCCTACGGCGGGTACAAACCCACCTACAGCCCGGCCAACTGGGGGCACCGTTGGTCTTTAGGCAACTTTAACGACGGCATTGGCGTGGTGCCGGCTCCGGTGGTGGATGGGGTGCAGGTGGCGGATTACGCCTTTGACGGCGGCTACGCTTCCTTTGGGGAGTGGATGCAATCCACCACCAGCAACGGTCACCGCAGCACCATTGGAGTGATGGTCCACGAGCTGGGTCACGACATCCTGGGCCTGCCCGATCTTTACGACACCGATGGCTCTTCGGCGGGCGTTGGGGGTCTTTGCTTGATGGGCTCGGGCTCCTGGGGGTGTGAGCCGCCCTGCTACGGTGGAGAGCTGCCGGTGTTGCTTTCCGCCTGGGCACGAACGATCACGGAAATTACGCGCCCTCGGGATGGGCTGGGGGCGGAGGTGGTTCGCCTTTTGCCGGCGGTGACGGCCGGGGATGTGGTGCGTCTGGGCACCGGTTTGGGGAACGAGTACTTCCTTCTCGAGCAACGACGGGCTCAGGGTTTCGATCGTGGGCTTTTGCGCTGGGACGGAGCCTTTGAGAGCCGCCCTGGCCTTGCCCTCTGGCACGTGGACGAAAGCCAATCTTCCAACGCCGACGAAAACCGGCGGCTGGTGGACCTGGAAGAAGCTAACGGCACCGAGCCTTTGAACAGCAAAGACAGCAACTTCACCTTTGACATGCTGTTCCGGCCCGGAAGCTTTTCCCGCTTTGCCGACGACAGCACGCCTTCCTCCCGGCGCCAAACCGACGGCGCCACCACCGGCGTCGCAGTGGAGGCTGTGGCTTGGGAAGACAACGCCCTTGCCACCTCCATCACCGCCCCCAACCCTGCAGGCGTGGCCCACGACCAATGCCAGGGTGCGGTGGCGGTAGCGCTTTCTCCCGGCGAAACCTACCAGTGGCGCGGCTGGCTGGCCCAGGCTACGGGCGACGACGTGGAGGCGTCCTGTGCGCCTTTTTCCAAAACCGCTTTCTGGCAAATCACCCCGCGGCGGACCGGCAAGCTTAACGTCCGCGCCGAGGGGTTCGACACCGTGGTCCAGTTGTTTGGTGGTAGCTGTGGGAACCTTCACCCTTTGGCCTGCAACGACGATGTGGATCAGACCGGTGCTTCCGAGCTCCGGGGAGTTCCCCTGCGGCGGGGGGAGCCGTACCTGCTGGCCGTAGGGCGGTACGGCAGCGGCCGGCCGGTGGGTGGGGAGCTTGCGCTCACGGTGAGCCTTGCACCGGTGGATCCCCTTGTGGTGGAAATCCTTGAGACCCGGGGCTGTCCCTTCATGGCCCTTAAGGTTTCCGTGAAAACCCCGGAGGGGATTTTGGGCTTCAAACTGGAGCCTGAAAACTTCCGCGTTTATTTTGGCGACCAGGAATCGGCCATCATGCAGTTTGCCATGGAGGATCCGCAGACGTACTGGCTGTTTGTTTGGGCTCCCCCCGAAGGCCGCGTGCGGGTGGAGGTGGACACCTCGGACCGCACCGGACAAGCGGAAACTGGCTTCGTTTGCCAGCGCACCCCCCGCCGGGTTCTTAAGCCGGCAAGGCGATAG
- a CDS encoding exopolysaccharide biosynthesis polyprenyl glycosylphosphotransferase — MMGRMLGRLSRHPREGVLFPLLDGLLLVAAAVLAHYVRFNPVDRAAHFARLSEHPGLAAAGVLGIWLVATAAELYQKAHLLPGERLLRVSFAALAWGVLLALATYLVPTWKFGRGLLLGTTTGWALGALGVRAAWDRWLRGRQKPRVLVVGGEEELAPLLALAHHPACPWELAPVAPERLQEALVQGETALVAVANPGRMAEQLVTLHFSGVPVVPAAELWAFVEGRLPVSFLPPEAFLHQREFGGIHWEVFNRTTRVVDVVVSLFLLVLTLPLLALSALAVWLWDGRPVFYRQVRLGQFGRPFVLWKLRTMKPDAEVNGPEFAGEEDPRVTRVGRILRRFRLDELPQLFNVLVGDMSLVGPRPERPEFVRELAEQIPYYTFRLAVPPGLTGWAQVNMPYARTLEEHRRKLEFDLYFIRERSFSLYLLILLRTVSAAVFGVRG, encoded by the coding sequence ATGATGGGGCGGATGTTGGGAAGGCTCAGCCGTCATCCCCGAGAGGGAGTTCTCTTTCCGCTTTTGGATGGGTTGCTCTTGGTGGCGGCGGCGGTGTTGGCGCACTACGTGCGCTTTAACCCGGTTGACCGGGCGGCCCACTTTGCCCGCCTTTCGGAACACCCCGGCCTGGCGGCGGCTGGAGTCTTGGGGATTTGGTTGGTGGCCACTGCCGCCGAGCTGTACCAGAAGGCCCACCTTTTGCCGGGTGAGCGCTTGCTGCGGGTGTCCTTTGCCGCTTTGGCTTGGGGTGTGCTGCTGGCTTTAGCTACCTACCTGGTTCCCACCTGGAAGTTTGGGCGCGGTTTGCTTTTGGGGACAACCACCGGCTGGGCTCTGGGGGCCTTGGGGGTGCGCGCCGCTTGGGACCGCTGGCTCCGGGGGCGGCAAAAACCGCGGGTTTTGGTGGTTGGGGGCGAGGAGGAGCTTGCCCCGCTTTTAGCCCTGGCCCACCACCCGGCATGCCCCTGGGAGCTTGCACCGGTGGCTCCGGAGCGACTTCAGGAGGCGCTGGTGCAGGGGGAAACGGCGCTGGTGGCGGTGGCCAACCCCGGGCGCATGGCGGAGCAACTGGTGACCCTGCATTTCTCGGGGGTTCCGGTGGTTCCCGCGGCGGAGCTCTGGGCGTTTGTGGAGGGGCGCCTGCCGGTGAGCTTTTTGCCGCCTGAAGCTTTTTTGCACCAGCGGGAGTTTGGCGGCATCCACTGGGAGGTGTTCAACCGCACCACCCGCGTCGTGGACGTGGTGGTTTCCCTCTTCTTGCTTGTCCTGACGTTACCGCTTTTGGCCTTGTCGGCGTTAGCGGTGTGGCTGTGGGACGGAAGACCGGTTTTTTACCGGCAAGTGCGGTTGGGACAGTTTGGACGGCCTTTTGTGCTGTGGAAGCTGCGCACCATGAAGCCTGATGCCGAGGTCAACGGCCCGGAGTTTGCCGGCGAGGAGGACCCCAGGGTAACCAGGGTTGGCCGTATTTTGAGGCGTTTTCGGCTGGATGAGCTGCCGCAGCTTTTTAACGTGCTGGTGGGGGACATGTCGCTGGTGGGTCCCCGCCCGGAAAGGCCGGAGTTTGTGCGGGAGCTGGCCGAGCAAATCCCGTACTACACGTTTCGCCTGGCAGTCCCCCCTGGGCTCACCGGCTGGGCGCAGGTGAACATGCCTTACGCGAGGACGCTGGAAGAGCACCGGCGGAAGCTGGAGTTTGACCTTTACTTCATCCGTGAGCGGTCCTTTTCCCTTTACCTTTTGATCCTCCTGCGCACGGTGAGTGCGGCGGTCTTTGGGGTGCGGGGGTAA